One Brassica napus cultivar Da-Ae chromosome C2, Da-Ae, whole genome shotgun sequence DNA window includes the following coding sequences:
- the LOC106435379 gene encoding soluble inorganic pyrophosphatase 1-like, with translation MSEEVKENQSGKLQKPTPRLNERILSSLSKRSVAAHPWHDLEIGPGAPVIFNVVVEISKGSKVKYELDKKTGLIKVDRILYSSVVYPHNYGFIPRTLCEDNDPLDVLVIMQEPVLPGCFLRARAIGLMPMIDQGEKDDKIIAVCVDDPEYKHYTDIKELPPHRLTEIRRFFEDYKKNENKEVAVNDFLPNGPAVEAIQYSMDLYAEYILHTLRR, from the exons ATGAGTGAAGAGGTCAAAGAGAATCAGTCTGGGAAGCTTCAGAAGCCAACTCCACGTTTAAACGAGAGGATCCTCTCATCTTTATCTAAGAGATCGGTTGCTGCTCATCCATGGCATGATCTTGAAATCG GACCTGGAGCTCCAGTGATTTTCAATGTG GTTGTTGAGATCTCAAAGGGTAGCAAGGTCAAATATGAACTTGACAAAAAGACAGGACTAATCaag GTTGATCGGATCCTTTATTCATCGGTTGTGTATCCGCATAACTACGGTTTTATTCCCCGCACATTATGCGAAGACAATGATCCGTTGGATGTGCTAGTCATCATGCAG GAGCCTGTACTTCCAGGTTGTTTTCTGCGCGCCCGAGCTATTGGATTAATGCCCATGATTGATCAG GGAGAAAAAGATGACAAGATCATTGCGGTATGTGTTGATGATCCTGAGTATAAGCATTACACTGACATCAAAGAACTTCCTCCTCATCGTCTTACTGAAATTCGGCGATTCTTTGAAGATT ACAAGAAGAATGAGAACAAGGAAGTTGCTGTAAATGATTTTCTACCGAATGGTCCTGCTGTTGAAGCTATTCAGTACTCAAT GGACCTTTACGCTGAGTACATTCTTCACACCCTGAGAAGATAA
- the LOC125581928 gene encoding uncharacterized protein LOC125581928 — protein MNRRINVRLHVGGYWAEDGTYNGGETKCCWINFEEPSFRMLEWMISSGGFPENMSKFSYFPSGIDQNRKDVTCDTDVVEMVNALNEIDCVNIYVVRADDPYLDDVLIGGDEEEEEPKSDDEWIDFYRDDYVESEDSDDDGGVVGFHVGQEFISQAKCRETVEKYAVKERLNLRFQRSERKKVAVECVGENCEWRLYASINSRSPNMVVRSYRGTHTCYPTGVVDMYTALKIAGDFLNEFRTNPNLKADQIMQRLALKGLRVPKTKCQSARQMMLHIISDEYAEQFTRMYDYVEELKKTNPDSTVILGTKERVFEKFYTCFEAQKTGWKSACRRIIHFDGTFLKGRMKGQLLTAVGRDANNSMFIIAWALVPVENKVYWQWFMELLREDLDLDLGNGLALSSDQQKGLIHAVKNVVPYAEHRMCARHIFANLKKRHGSNDPLHKLFWKCARAYNRNVFDRNLEKMKAVKVDAYEELKRTVNSNWSRVFFSDITKSPAVEKNISESYNAILKEARRKPVIALLEDIRRHVMSSNNVKIKEMNNAKGLITPKALAIIENRKKSLKWCHPYSNGKGIYEVDHGRNKYVVRVRDTVSCTCRAYDISGIPCCHIMSLMYAEFKDTRLPETVVSDWYSVEKWKLCYSSLIFPVNGMELWDKHSDVVVMPPPDRIMPGRPKKNYRIRDPSEKDSREPSQTQDGISELEETPSEKIVVRCSNCGAYGHNKRTCKEAPINPPNPPKPPPEFPSFHADIVMTCGNCRQSGHNKQKCKLPSVPKPPNMRQGRPSKKPKASTPSTEVDSTKDS, from the exons ATGAACAG GAGAATTAATGTTCGTTTACATGTTGGAGGATATTGGGCAGAAGATGGAACATACAATGGTGGTGAAACAAAATGTTGCTGGATTAATTTTGAAGAACCCAGTTTCAGAATGCTTGAATGGATGATATCAAGTGGTGGATTTCCAGAGAATATGAGCAAGTTCTCTTATTTCCCGTCAGGAATAGACCAGAATAGGAAGGATGTTACTTGTGATACAGATGTGGTGGAAATGGTAAATGCCTTGAATGAGATAGATTGCGTGAACATCTATGTTGTTAGAGCTGATGATCCTTATTTGGATGATGTTCTCAttggaggagatgaagaagaagaggaacccAAGAGTGATGATGAATGGATTGATTTTTACAGAGATGATTATGTTGAGAGTGAAGACTCAGATGATGACGGGGGAGTAGTTGGATTTCATGTTGGCCAAGAATTTATTTCTCAAGCAAAGTGTAGAGAGACTGTGGAGAAGTATGCAGTGAAAGAGAGGTTAAATCTCCGTTTTCAGAGATCTGAGAGGAAGAAAGTAGCAGTCGAATGTGTAGGGGAAAACTGTGAATGGAGGCTATATGCATCGATTAATAGCAGGTCACCGAATATGGTTGTGAGATCGTATAGAGGAACTCATACTTGCTACCCAACAGGAGTTGTTGATATGTACACTGCTCTAAAGATTGCAGGTGATTTCTTGAATGAGTTTAGGACAAACCCAAACCTCAAAGCTGATCAGATAATGCAGCGGTTGGCTCTGAAGGGTCTTCGCGTTCCTAAGACGAAGTGTCAGAGTGCAAGGCAGATGATGTTGCACATAATCAGTGATGAATATGCTGAGCAGTTTACAAGGATGTATGACTACGTTGAAGAACTGAAGAAGACAAATCCTGATTCTACAGTCATATTAGGTACAAAAGAGAGGGTTTTTGAGAAGTTTTATACTTGTTTCGAAGCTCAAAAAACAGGCTGGAAGAGTGCATGTAGGCGTATCATTCACTTTGATGGAACATTTTTAAAAGGCCGCATGAAAGGGCAATTGCTTACTGCAGTGGGAAGAGATGCAAATAACTCAATGTTTATTATTGCTTGGGCTCTTGTTCCTGTGGAAAACAAGGTGTATTGGCAGTGGTTCATGGAGTTATTGCGAGAAGACTTAGATTTAGATCTTGGAAATGGGTTGGCATTATCTTCGGACCAGCAAAAAGGTTTGATTCATGCCGTTAAAAATGTGGTCCCTTATGCAGAGCATAGAATGTGTGCGAGGCATATCTTTGCCAACTTGAAGAAAAGACATGGCTCAAATGATCCTTTGCATAAGTTGTTTTGGAAGTGTGCAAGAGCTTACAACAGAAATGTATTTGATAGAAATCTGGAGAAGATGAAAGCTGTCAAAGTTGATGCTTACGAGGAATTAAAAAGGACTGTCAATTCTAACTGGTCTAG GGTTTTTTTTAGTGACATTACAAAGTCCCCAGctgttgaaaaaaatataagcgAGTCTTACAATGCTATCTTGAAAGAGGCTCGTCGAAAACCAGTTATTGCATTGCTTGAAGACATTAGGAGGCATGTTATGTCAAGCAACAATGTGAAGATCAAGGAGATGAATAATGCTAAAGGATTGATTACACCAAAAGCTTTAGCTATCATAGAGAATCGCAAGAAGAGCTTGAAGTGGTGTCATCCATATTCAAACGGCAAAGGCATCTACGAGGTTGATCATGGAAGAAACAAGTATGTTGTGAGAGTAAGAGACACTGTTTCATGCACTTGTCGGGCTTATGACATAAGTGGCATTCCTTGCTGCCACATAATGTCTCTAATGTACGCTGAATTTAAAGACACAAGACTGCCAGAGACTGTGGTATCAGATTGGTATTCTGTTGAGAAGTGGAAGCTCTGTTACAGCTCGCTTATTTTCCCCGTCAATGGAATGGAGTTATGGGATAAACATTCTGATGTAGTTGTCATGCCTCCTCCCGATAGAATCATGCCTGGCAGACCAAAAAAGAATTACAGAATCCGTGATCCAAGTGAAAAAGACAGCCGTGAACCAAGTCAAACCCAAGATGGAATTTCCGAGCTAGAAGAAACACCTTCAGAGAAAATTGTTGTG agatGTTCTAATTGTGGAGCTTATGGACATAACAAAAGAACGTGCAAGGAAGCACCAATCAATCCGCCTAACCCACCAAAACCACCTCCAGAATTTCCTTCCTTTCATGCCGACATTGTAATG ACTTGTGGTAATTGTCGTCAAAGTGgacacaacaaacaaaaatgtaaGCTACCCTCGGTGCCTAAGCCTCCTAATATGCGACAAGGAAGACCATCCAAGAAACCAAAGGCATCCACACCATCCACTGAAGTTGACTCAACTAAAGACTCTTGA